The stretch of DNA GGCGAGGTGCGTCTTGTACGGCTCGGTACGGGGCGGAGCGGGTGGGTTGTCCTCGTCCTGGCCTGCTGGGAAGCCACAGCGGGGGCAGTCCCAAGTCTCGGGCACCTGCGCGTCGCTGGCGAAGCTGGGCTGCGTCTCGTGCCCGTTCGAGCACCAGAAGGAGATGCGCAGACGCGGCGCGGATTCGCCCCGTTCGGCCTCACCCATGGGCCCCGCCCCGACCCGGCTTCCTCGGATCGCGTTGCCACTTGCCACGGTCGTAACTCCCTGCGTGATGGTGCCGCGGAACCTCGAACCAGCAGTGCCGGTCGGCCCCGCCGCGAGCGCCTCAGTCTGTGTAAGGCCCAACGCGCGTCCAGTGAGGGGAGTTACACCCCCGCCCGGAACACGAGCCACCATGATAGGCCGGGTCTTCAGGGATGCACCGGACGAGTGACGGATACGGCTCACGTCCTCACCCGCGACAGGGAGTGGATCGGCGGGCGGTGCCTCGCGGTCGCACGTCCAGGGCGGGAAGGGGACGACGGCGGAGCCATCGCGACCGACGCCAACACCGGAGGCGGAGCCGCGGGGCCGCGGAAGCCCGCACCCTGTCGCGGGTGAGATCGTCAGCTGTTCATCTTCATGACGAGGCCGAGAACGACGATGCACGCGAACCACAACACGCCGACCACGACGGTGATGCGGTCGAGGTTGCGCTCGGCGACGGAGGAGCCGCCGACGGAGGACTGCATGCCGCCACCGAACATGTCGGACAGTCCGCCGCCCTTGCCCTTGTGCATCAGCACCAGCAGCATCATCAGCAGGCTGAAGACGATCAGGGCGATCGAGAACCCCATAACCACGGCTGGTCCCTACTTTCCGCAAATTCCCTGGGAACTGAGATGAACAACGGGGGCCGGGGCTTCCACGAGAGAAGCCGCCCGGCCCCCGCAAGGGTACGACGGATCGCCGCTACCGCATACTCACTGGTCGCGGAAGCGCACGATCTTGACGAACTCGTCGGCGTCGAGAGAGGCACCGCCGACCAGGGCGCCGTCGATGTCGGGACGCGCCATGATCTCGGCGACGTTTCCTGACTTCACAGAGCCGCCGTACTGGATACGGACCTGGTCGGCGATCTCCTGCGAGTAGAGCTCGGCGAGACGGCCGCGGATGGCGCCGCACACCTCCTGGGCGTCGTCGGGACCGCACACCTTGCCGGTGCCGATGGCCCAGACGGGCTCGTACGCGACGACGATGGTCGACGCCTGCTCGGCGGTGATGTCCTTCAGCGCGCCGTCCACCTGGCTCAGCGTGTGCTCGACGTGCCTGCCCTCGTCACGGACCTGCTCCTCCTCGCCGACGCAGAGGATGGGGGTCAGACCATGTCGGTACGCGGCCTTGACCTTCTCGTTGACCAGCTCGTCGGTCTCACGGTGGTACTGACGGCGCTCCGAGTGGCCGATCGCCACATAGGAGCACTTGAACTTGGCCAGCATCGCGCCGGAGATCTCACCGGTGTAGGCACCGGAGTCGTGCGCCGAGAGGTCCTGGGCGCCGTACTTGATCTTCAGCTTGTCACCGTCCACGAGGGTCTGCACCGACCGCAGGTCGGTGAAGGGCGCGAGGACCGCGACCTCGACGGCCTCGTAGTCCTTGTCGGCGAGGGCGAAGGCGAGCTTCTGGACATGGGCGATGGCCTCAAGGTGGTTGAGGTTCATCTTCCAGTTGCCCGCCATCAGCGGGGTACGGGAACTCACGGGTGTTCAGTCCTCCAGTGCGGCGAGTCCGGGGAGCGTCTTGCCCTCAAGGTATTCGAGGCTGGCGCCACCGCCGGTCGAGATGTGTCCGAATGCGTTCTCGTCGAAGCCCAGGGTCCTGACGGCGGCCGCGGAGTCGCCACCGCCGACGACGGTGAAGGCGGAGCTGTCGAGGAGGGCCTGGGCGACCGACCTGGTGCCCTCGGCGTAGTCGGGGTGTTCGAAGACGCCCATCGGCCCGTTCCAGAAGACCGTGGCCGCGTCGGCGAGCTTCGAGGCGTACAGCGCGCCGGTCTCGGGACCGATGTCCAGGCCCATCTGCCCGGCCGGCATGGCGTCGGCGGCGACCGTCCCGGGGTGCGTGGCCGCCTTGGCCTTCAGGTCGGGGAAGGAACCGGAGACCACGACGTCGACGGGGAGGACGAACTCCACCCCGCGCTCGTCGGCGCGCTTGAGATAGCCCTGTACCGCCGGGATCTGGTCCTCCTGGAGCATCGAGGAGCCGACCTCGTACCCCTGCGCCTTGAGGAAGGTGAAGACCATGCCGCCGCCGATGATGATGCGGTCGGCCTTCTCCAGCAGATGGTCGATGACACCGAGTTTGTCGGAGACCTTGGCGCCGCCGAGGACCACGGCGTACGGCCGCTTGACGTCCTCGGTGAGCTTCTTGAGGACGCCCACCTCGGTGGCGATGAGGTAACCGGCGTAGTGCGGCAGCAGCTTCGGCAGGTCGAAGACCGAGGCGTGCTTGCGGTGCACGGCGCCGAAGCCGTCGCCGACGTACACATCGGCGAGGGCGGCGAGCCGCTGCGCGAACTCGCCGCGCTCGGTGTCGTCCTTGCTGGTCTCGCCCGCGTTGAAGCGCAGGTTCTCGATGACGGCGACCTGGCCGGGCTGGAGCCCGTCGACCGCGTCGTGGGCGGCCGGGCCCACCGTGTCCTGCGCGAACGCCACCGGGGCGTCGAGCAGCTCACCGAGACGCTCGGCTGCGGCGAGGAGGGAGAAAGCGGGGTCCGGCGCGCCCTTGGGGCGGCCGAGGTGCGAGGCGACGACCACCTTGGCGCCCGCCTCGGCGAGAGCCTTGACGGTCGGCAGGACGGCGCGGATACGGCCGTCGTCGGTGATGGTGCCCTCGGCCAGCGGTACGTTGAGGTCGGCGCGGACGAAGACCCGCTTGCCCGATACCCCTTCGGAGAGAAGTTCGTCGATCGTCTTCATGGGTTCCTGACTCCTTGGAAGGTCAACCAGGTCGGCTGGGGCGCGGCGCTGCCCCGGGACAAGCGGCAGGGCCCGCGCCGCGCCTGGTGCGCCGCCCGAGCCCTGTCGCTCACACTCGTGGTGCCTACCGGCCGACGATCAGAGCTTGTCGCCGATGAAGACCGTGAGGTCGACGAGACGGTTGGAGTAGCCCCACTCGTTGTCGTACCAGCCGATGATCTTCACCTGGTCGCCCGCGGCCATGGTGAGGTCCGAGTCGAAGGTGCAGGAGGCCGGCGTGCCGACGATGTCCGAGGACACGATCGGGTCGCTGGTGTAGACGAGCTTGCCGGCGAGGGTGCCCTCCTGGGAGGCCTTCTCGAACGCGGCGTTGACCTCGTCCCTGGTGACCTCGCGGTCCAGGGTGACGACCAGGTCGGTGACCGAGCCGACCGGGACGGGGACGCGCATCGCGATGCCGTCGAGCTTGCCCTTGAGCTGGGGCAGGACCAGGGCGGTGGCCTTGGCGGCGCCCGTCGTGGTCGGGATGATGTTCTCGGCGGCGGCACGGGCGCGACGCAGGTCCTTGTGCGGGAAGTCAAGGATGCGCTGGTCGTTGGTGTACGCGTGGACCGTCGTCATGAGGCCCTTGACGATGCCGAAGTTCTCGTCGAGAACCTTGGCCATCGGCGCCACACAGTTGGTGGTACAGGACGCGTTGGAGATGACGTGGTGGCTCGACGGGTCGTACTTGTCGTCGTTGACGCCCATCACGATGGTGATGTCCTCGTCCTTGGCCGGAGCCGAGATGAGGACCTTCTTCGCGCCACCGGCGATGTGCTTCTCGGCATCGGCCTTCTTGGTGAAGATGCCGGTCGACTCGATGACGATGTCGACGCCCAGGTCGCCCCAGGGGATGTCCGACGGGTTGCGCTCGGAGAGGACCTTGATGGTGCGCTTGCCGACGGTGATGGTGTCGGCGGTGTGCGACACCTCATCCTTCAGCGTGCCCAGCATCGTGTCGTACTTGAGCAGGTGGGCGGTGGTCGCGGTGTCACCCAGGTCGTTGACAGCCACGATCTCGATGTCCGCACCCTGCTCAAGCAGCGCGCGGAAGTAGTTGCGACCGATGCGGCCAAAGCCGTTGATGCCTACGCGGATCGTCACGAACCGATCTCCTCGTTGGTACGCCGGTTTTCGACGCCGGCGAGTTGTATGGGATGTCCCCGACCGCCTCCGACCCTACCTCTCCGGAGCCTCCCTGGTGACATCGAGAGTCCCGGGCGGCCCAGTGATCGGCCTTACCGATCAGTAGCCGACGGATGTCCACGGCCGACCGGGCGTGGGACCTCCGGCGGAAAGGCCGCGGGGCCCCTGATCCGAGGGACCGGGGCCCCGTGGTCGATCCGCCGGGGATGAAGGGATACGGGAGCCGGATACGGGTGCGGGGAGACGGGCGACGGCTGCGGGGGCGGGCGGGGCCCGACGACGGAGGCGGTCAGCCGACCATGCTGTCGGCCAGCTCGTCGGTGAGGGTCGACTCCGTGCCGGGGATACCGAGGTCCGACGCGCGCTTGTCCGCCATGGCGAGCAGCCTGCGAATCCGCCCCGCGACCGCGTCCTTGGTCAGCGCCGGGTCGGCGAGGGCTCCCAGCTCCTCCAGCGACGCCTGCTTGTGCTCCATGCGCAGCCGGCCCGCGGCGGCGAGGTGTTCGGGAACCTCCTCGCCGAGGATCTCCAGGGCCCGCTGGACCCTGGCACCCGCCGCGACCGCCGCCCGCGCCGAGCGGCGCAGATTGGCGTCGTCGAAGTTGGCGAGACGGTTGGCGGTGGCCCGGACCTCACGGCGCATCCGCCGTTCCTCCCACGCCAGCACCGCTTCGTGGGCGCCGAGCCTGGTCAGCAGCGCGCCGATCGCGTCACCGTCCCTGACGACCACCCGGTCCACGCTCCGCACCTCGCGGGCCTTGGCCGGAATGGCGAGCCTGCGGGCCGCGCCGACCAGCGCGAGCGCGGCCTCGGGACCGGGGCAGGTCACCTCAAGGGAGGACGAGCGGCCCGGCTCGGTCAGCGAGCCGTGGGCCAGGAAGGCCCCTCGCCACGCGGCCTCCGCGTCGCAGGTGGCCCCCGAGACCACCTGCGGCGGCAGACCCCGGATGGGGCGGCCCCTGCCGTCCACCAGACCCGTCTGACGGGCCAGCTGGTCTCCGCCGGCCACCACGCGTACGACGAAGCGCGAACCCCTGCGCAGTCCGCTCGGAGCCATCACCACCAGGTCGGACGCGTGTCCGAAGATCTCCAGGATGTCCTTGCGCAGCCGCCGTGCCGCGATCCCCGTGTCGAGTTCCGCCTCGATCACGATCCGCCCGCTCACCAGGTGCAGCCCGCCAGCGAATCGCAGGATCGCCGAGACCTCTGCCTTTCTGCAGCAGGTCCGGGTGACGGGAAGCCGGGAGATTTCGTCCTTCACCGCTGCCGTCATCGCCATGGGCCGATCCTTCCATGCATCCAAAAAATACGGTCGTACGCGGCGGCCAACAGCTCCGGGTCGTGCTTCGGAGTTCCGTCCGGCCTGGCGACCGGAGCCAACTCGACCGCGGCGGCGAACCTCTTGGCCGCGTCGGTGAGTGACTCACGGTCGGGCACAGCGGCCTCATCGGCCAGCACCACGTCCAGGGCGAGTTTAGGGGCGTGTCGGGCTAAAACCTCCAAATGACGCTGCGGAGAGAAGCCCTCTGTTTCTCCGGGTTGCGGAACGAGGTTCAGCGAGAGGACCTTGCGGGCCTTCGTGGCGATGAGCGCGTCGAGCAGTTCTGGCACCAGAAGATGGGGGATCACGGAGGAGAACCAGGAGCCCGGACCGAGGACGACCCAGTCCGCGTCGAGGACCGCGGCGACGGCCTCGGGCACGGCGGGCGGGTCGGAGGGGACGACGTGCACGGACTGGACCTCGCCCCTGGTGAGGGCCACGGTGGCCTGCCCGCACACGGTGTCCACGTCGTCGGGTCTGGCCGGGTCGTGCCCCTTGACCAGGGCCTGTAGCTCCAGTGGCACGGCCGACATGGGCAGCACCCGGCCGTGCGCGCCCAGCAGGGTGCCGACCAGGTCGAGGGCCTGCACGGGGTCGCCGAGCTGTTCCCAGAGGGCGACGATCAGCAGATTGCCGACCGCGTGGCCGTGCAGATCGCCCTTGCTGGCGAACCGGTGCTGGATCACCCGTGACCAGGTCTGCCCCCAGTCGTCGTCACCGCAGAGCGCGGCGAGCGCCTTCCGCAGATCCCCGGGGGGCAGGACACCGAGTTCGTCGCGGAGGCGTCCGCTGGAGCCGCCGTCGTCGGCGACGGTGACGACGGCGGTGAGGTCCCCGGTGATCCTGCGCAGCGCGGCGAGCGAGGCGGACAGCCCCATCCCGCCGCCGAGCGCCACGACCTTCGGCGTGGCGCCACGCCGACGGGTCCGCTGTCCAGGACCGGTCGGCGCGACCCTGCGCAACCGCCTGAGCCGGAGTGTGCGACCTGTCATTCCCGGCCCATGTCCCGGTGGACGACGACGGTCTCCACACCCTCCGTGACCAGCCGGGCGGCCAGCTTCTCCGACATGGCGACGGAACGGTGCTTGCCGCCGGTACAGCCGACCGCGATGGTCACATAACGCTTGCCCTCCCGGCGGTAACCGGCGGCGATGAGCTGGAGCAGCTCCGTGTAGCGGTCGAGGAACTCCTTGGCACCCGGCTGGCTGAAGACGAAGTGCGAGACCTCTTCGTTGAGCCCGGTGAACGGTCGCAGCTCCGGAACCCAGTGCGGGTTGGGCAGAAACCGCATGTCGACCACGAGGTCGGCGTCGACGGGCAGGCCGTACTTGTAGCCGAAGGACATCACGGTGGCCCGCAGCTCGGGCTCCTCGTCGCCCGCGAACTGGGCGTCCATCTTGGCCCGCAGCTCGTGCACGTTGAGGCTGGACGTGTCGATCACCAGGTCGGCGTCGCCGCGCAGCTCGCGCAGCAGATCACGCTCGGCGTTGATCCCGTCGGTGATGCGGCCGTCGCCCTGGAGCGGGTGCGGCCTGCGGACCGACTCGAACCGCCTGACGAGCGCGTCGTCCGACGATTCGAGGAAGACGATCCGCCGGGTGACGTGCTTGGCCTCCAGATCGGCCAGCGACTGCCTGAGGTTGTCGAAGAAGCGCCGGCCGCGGACATCCACGACCACCGCGATCCTGGCCACGTTCCCCTGCGAGCGGGCGCCGAGCTCCACCATGGTGGGGATCAGCGCGGGCGGCAGGTTGTCGACGACGAACCAGCCGAGGTCCTCCAGGCACTTGGCGGCGGTACTGCGGCCCGCGCCGGACATGCCCGAGATGATGACCAGCTCGGGAATGGCCGGTTCGGCCGCCTGTGCCGGCTCAGTGGTCGTGCCCGTACTCACCTGTGCTCCGTCTCCGTCGTGCGCGTTCATGTCTCCTGCCCCCGTCGTTCGTTCGAGTGGCCCGCGGTCACGGTCCCCTCGTGTCGCTCGGCGTCCGGTGGGCCCGCTGACGCGGACCGCCCGTGCGCGAGGTTCTCCTCTGTCTCCGAGGGATCCTCGGTCATGGACCCCTCGTCCCGCTCATCGTCCCGCTCGTCACCGACCTCCGTGGCTGCCGACCGGTCCCGGTCGATCACCTCGGCGTCCTCGGCGTCCGCGCTCTCCTCAGCGCTCTCAGTGCCCTCAGTGCCCTCAGTGCCCTCATCTGACGGTCGCGGCGTTCCCGAGGTGGTCCGGCCGGGCCACGTGGGTCCGGCCGGGGAGCCGCCGTCTCCCGGAGGCTCCTCTGCGAACACCGGAGACGGAAACGCCGGTGCTGGCGCTGGTGCCGGTGCTGGTGCTGGTGCCGGTTCTGGCGCTGGCGCTGGCGCCACAGTCGATTCCGACGCCGACGCCGACGCCGATTCCGACGCAGACGCCGATTCCGACTCCGGTCCCGCTGTCGGCTCCCTGCCCTGCGCTGCCGCCTCCGGCCTCACGGCGACCGCCTCGTCGCCGCGCGCGGGCGCCTCCGGCGCGGCCCGCGTCCCGTCGTGGTCGCGCTCGGCCGACGCGCCGTACCGTCGGTCCCTCTCGGACTCCTCATCGCTCCGCCCACCGGACCCACCCTCGCTCGGGCCGTGTGCCGCGGCGGACTCCGTCGTCCGGTCCGCCGTCTGTTCCCAGGATCCCGCATCCGGCTCCTCACCGACCGCCCCGGACTCCGAAAACGCGGGCCTGTCCTGCTCCAGAGGGTACGAATCGGCGGATTCCGGAGCGCCTGCCTCCGGCCGAGCCCCGCCGCCGCCCGGCAGCGAGACAGGGTCGGCCGCGGATTCGGCCGGTTCGCCGTCACCGCTCATGGCATCGCCCGCACCCCCGCCCTCTCCGTCTCCCTCTCCGTCCGAGGAGGGCCCGGCGGCGGGCGCCTCCACGTCCTCGTCGTCGTCCTCCAGGATCTCGCCGGTCGCCATGTTCACGGCGGGGGCGGCGGGCGCGGCCGTCGCGAAGGCCGCCACGATGGTCTCCGCCGTCTTACGGCCTATCCCGGGGACCTCGCAGATCTGTTCGATGGTCGCGGCCCGGAGCCTCTTCACCGAGCCGAAGTGCTTGAGCAGCGCCTGCTTACGGGTCTCGCCGAGCCCGGCCACCTCGTCCAGCGGTCCCGCCTTGAAACGCTTGGCACGCTTGTTGCGCTGGTAGGTGATGGCGAAGCGGTGCGCCTCGTCCCGCACGCGCTGGAGCAGGTAGAGCCCCTCGCTCGTACGCGGCAGGATGACCGGGTCGTCGTCGCCGGGCACCCAGACCTCTTCGAGGCGCTTGGCGAGGCCGCAGACCGCGATGTCGTCGATACCCAACTCGTCCAGGGCCCGCTGGGCAGCCGCGACCTGCGGCTGGCCGCCGTCGACCACGACGAGCTGCGGCGGGTAGGCGAACCGCTTCGGACGGCCGTCGTCCTCGGTCAGCTCGTCCTCGGTCCACTCCCCCGTCCGTTCCTTCTCCGCCAGGTAGCGCTTGAAGCGGCGGGTGATCACCTCGTGCATGGAGCGGACGTCGTCCTGGCCCTCGAAGCCCTTGATCTGGAACCTGCGGTACTCGCTCTTGCGGGCCAGACCGTCCTCGAAGACCACCATGGAGGCGACGACGTCATCGCCCTGGAGGTGCGAGATGTCGTAGCACTCGATACGCAGCGGCACACTCTCCAGCTCCAGCGCCGTCGAGATCTCCTCCAGGGCACGGGAGCGGGTGGTCAGGTCGGAGGCGCGCCTCGTCTTGTGCAGGACGAGGGAGTGCTGCGCGTTGCGCTGGACGGTCTCCATGAGGGAGCGTTTGTCGCCGCGCTGCGGGATGCGGAGCGAGACGTTCGACCCGCGGCGCCCGCTCAGCCATTCCTGTACCGGTTCGAGCGGCTCGGGCAGGGCCGGCACCAGGACCTCCTTGGGCACCGCGTCGCCGCTCTCCTCGCCGTAGAGCTGCTGGAGCGCGTGCTCCACCAGGTCGGGCGTGGTGACCGCCTCGACCTTGTCGGTGACCCAGCCGCGCTGACCGCGGACCCTGCCGCCTCGTACGTGGAAGATCTGGACGGCCGCTTCCAGCTCGTCCTCGGCGACGGCGATCAGGTCGGCGTCGGTGGCGTCGGCGAGGACGACGGCGCTCTTCTCCATCGCGCGGCGCAGGGCCTCGATGTCGTCCCTGAGCCTGGCGGCCCTCTCGTACTCCATTTCCTCGGCCGCCGCCGCCATCTGCTTCTCCAGGCGGCGGATGTAGGCCCCGGTGCGGCCGGCCATGAAGTCGGCGAACTCCTCCGCGAGGTCGCGGTGCTCGTCGGGGGTGACCCGGCCCACGCAGGGGGCCGAGCACTTGCCGATGTAGCCGAGGAGACACGGGCGGCCCGTACGCGCGGCGTTCTTGAAGACACCGGCGGAGCAGGTGCGCACGGGGAAGACCCGCAGCAGCAGGTCGACGGTGTCGCGGATCGCCCACGCGTGGCCGTAGGGGCCGAAGTAGCGCACACCCTTCTTCTTCTGGCCGCGCATGACCTGGACCCGGGGGAACTCCTCGTTCATCGTCACCGCGAGATACGGGTAGCTCTTGTCGTCGCGGTACTTGACGTTGAACCGGGGGTCGTACTCCTTGATCCAGGAGTATTCGAGCTGCAACGCCTCGACCTCGGTGGAGACGACGGTCCACTCGACCGAAGCGGCGGTCGTGACCATCGTGCGGGTACGAGGGTGCAGATGTGCCAGGTCCTGGAAGTAGTTGGCCAGGCGCTGGCGGAGGCTTTTCGCCTTCCCGACATAAATCACCCGGCGGTGCTCGTCACGGAACCTGTAGACCCCCGGCGAGTCGGGGATCTGTCCCGGCTTGGGGCGGTAGCTGGACGGGTCGGCCATGCCAGACACCCTACTGGCGAGCACGGACAGTCCGGGGGCCGCCGCCTGCCCGTTGTCCTGCGGGGCGGCGCCCGGAACGTGGTGATCCGTGCCCGCTCCCTGACCGTGCCCCACTCCCTCGCCAGCGACGACCTACCCTGTGCGGGGGCTCGGAGGCGGGGCGCGGGCGGTGGCCCGCCCGACCGCGGCAGTCCGGCCCACCAGGACCGTTCCGCCCCGCGCGGCACGTCGCACCGCTCAGAAAGGAACCCGCCCGTGATTGTGGTCGCCGGTGAGGCCCTGATCGATCTCGTACCCGTGTCGCAGGAGGGCGGTGGTGGCGTCGGTGACAGCGGTCTGCCCGCGCTCGCCCCTCGGCTCGGCGGCGGCCCCTTCAACACCGCTGTGGCCCTGGGCCGCCTCGGCTCCCCCGTGGCGTTCTGTTCGCGGCTCTCCCGCGACCCCTACGCCGAGGCGCTGCTCGACGGCTTGCGGGACGCGCGGGTGGACGTCTCGTACGTGCAGCGCGGCGAGGAACCGTCCACGCTCGCCGTCGCCTCGATCGGTACCGACGGTTCGGCCGGCTTCGCCTTCTACGCGGGCGGCACCGCCGACCGGCTCTTCGCCGTGCCCGAGCGGCTGCCCGAGGACACCAGGGCGATGACGTTCGGCACCTGCTCGCTGGTGCTCGAACCGGGGGCGAGCGCGTACGAGGAGCTGATGCGGCGGGAGGCGGAGCGCGGGGTCTTCACCCTCCTCGACCCCAACATCAGGACGAGCATCATCCAGGACGCCGACGCCTATCGCGCGAGGTTCCGCTCGTGGCTGGCCCACACCGGGCTGCTGAAACTGTCGGTGGAGGACGCCGAGTGGCTGGGCGGCTCACCGCGTGAGTGGGCTGCGGCGGGCCCCGCGGCTGTGGTGGTCACGCGTGGCGGCGACGGTCTGACCGTGGTGACGCGGGACGGAGCGGAGTACTCCGTCCCCGGCACGAAGGTCGACGTCGTCGACACGATCGGCGCGGGGGACACGGTGAACGCGGCGCTGCTGCACCGGCTCGCCGACCACGACGCCCTCTCCAAGAAGGCGGTCGCCGCCCTGGGGCGGGAGGACTGGCTCGACATCCTGGGCTTCGCGGCGCGCGCCGCCGCCGTCACCTGCTCCCGGCCGGGCGCGGAGCCGCCCTACGCGCACGAGATCGAGAACTGACCTCCCCGCACCTCGTACGGGACGTGGGTCGCCCTGGGCAGGGGGCCGGGGGTGCCCTCGGGAGGGGCCGGGGCCCGACTCCTACGTACGGGACCAGCCCCGACCACCCTCCCGTACGGGACCAGCCCCGACCCTCGCGTACGAAACCGGGCCCGATCCTCACGGCCCGACCCTCACGGCCCGCCCCTCACGTACGACATCAAGGGGGCCGACCCCCACACGAGACGGACGGGCCGATCTCGCGGGGCGCGGTGGTGAGGAACGGCGACGGCGCAGCGGCACACCCCCGGCGGATTCAGCGCGTCGCCGCGCCCGCCATCGCCACGCCCACCATCGGCGCACCCGCCAAGTCCTGATCAGCCCCCGCACGCCAACGCGGCGGGGCCCCGCGGACCTCAGTCGATCCGCGAGCCCCGCCGCGCCAGCACCACTTCGTACCGCTCGGTGCCGCTCGGTACCGCTCGGTGCCGCTCGGTGCAGCGGCCGTCAGGCCTTGCGGGCCCGTGCCGTCTTCTTCGCCGCGGCGGTCTTCGCCGCGGCGGTCTTCGCCGCGGCGGTCTTCGCCGCGGCGGTCTTCGCCGAGGACTTCGTGGCAGCGGCCTTGGTGGTCACCGCCTCCTCGGAGCTCCCCTCGCCCGCCACGATCTGTCCCGCCTTGACCTTCTTCGCTGCGGGCTTCCTCACTGTGGTCCCGCGGACCCCGCTCTTCTTCGTCCGGGCGCCGGAGGAGGCGGCGTCGTTGAAGCCGTCCCCCTCGACGATGTTCCGCAGGAACTTGCCCGTGTGGCTGCCGGGGGCCGCCGCGACCTGCTCGGGGGTGCCCTCGGCGACGACGAGCCCGCCGCCGTTGCCGCCCTCGGGGCCCATGTCGATGACCCAGTCGGCCGTTTTGATCACGTCGAGGTTGTGCTCGATGACGATCACCGTGTTGCCCTTGTCGACGAGGCCGGACAGCACCTTGATCAGCTTGCTGATGTCCTCGAAGTGCAGACCGGTCGTCGGCTCGTCCAGTACGTAGACCGTGCGGCCCGTCGAGCGCTTCTGCAGCTCGCTCGCCAGCTTGACGCGCTGCGCCTCACCACCGGAGAGCGTGGGCGCCGACTGGCCGAGGCGGACATAGCCGAGGCCCACGTCGTTGAGTGTGCGCAGGTGGCGGGCGATGGCGGGCACCGCCTCGAAGAAGTCCAGGCCCTCCTCGATGGGCATGTCGAGCACCTCGGCGATGGACTTGCCCTTGTAGTGCACCTCAAGGGTCTCCCGGTTGTACCGGGCACCGTGGCAGACCTCGCACGGGACGTAGACGTCCGGCAGGAAGTTCATCTCGATCTTGATCGTGCCGTCGCCCGCGCAGTTCTCGCAGCGTCCGCCCTTGACGTTGAAGGAGAAGCGCCCCGGCAGGTAACCGCGCACCTTCGCCTCCATGGTCTCGGCGAAGAGCCTGCGCACATGGTCGAAGACGCCGGTGTACGTCGCCGGGTTCGAGCGCGGTGTACGGCCGATCGGCGACTGGTCGACGTGCACGACCTTGTCCACCTGGTCGTCGCCCTCGACTCGCGTGTGACGTCCCGGCACCGTGCGGGCGCCGTTCATCTCGCGGGCGAGGTGCGTGTACAGGATGTCGTTGACCAGCGTCGACTTACCGGAACCCGAGACGCCGGTGATCGCGGTGAGCACACCGAGCGGGAAGGAGACGTCGATGTCGCGCAGGTTGTTCTCCCGCGCCCCGCGCACGGTGAGCCGCCGGCCGGGGTCGACCGGCCTGCGGATCGAGGGGACCGCGATGGCTCGTTTGCCCGCCAGGTACTGCCCGGTGAGCGATTCCTTGTTGATCAGCAGGTCGGGCAGTGAACCGCTGTGCACGACCTTGCCGCCGTGCTCACCGGCGCCGGGGCCGATGTCCACGATCCAGTCGGCGACCTTGATGGTGTCCTCGTCGTGCTCGACGACGATGAGCGTGTTGCCCATGTCCCGCAGCCTGACGAGAGTCTCGATCAGCCGGTGGTTGTCCCGCTGGTGCAGGCCGATCGATGGCTCGTCCAGCACGTACAGCACGCCGACAAGACCGGAGCCGATCTGGGTGGCCAGCCGGATCCGCTGCGCCTCGCCGCCCGAGAGGGTGCCCGCCGCGCGGTTGAGGGAGAGGTAGTCCAG from Streptomyces tsukubensis encodes:
- the rapZ gene encoding RNase adapter RapZ: MNAHDGDGAQVSTGTTTEPAQAAEPAIPELVIISGMSGAGRSTAAKCLEDLGWFVVDNLPPALIPTMVELGARSQGNVARIAVVVDVRGRRFFDNLRQSLADLEAKHVTRRIVFLESSDDALVRRFESVRRPHPLQGDGRITDGINAERDLLRELRGDADLVIDTSSLNVHELRAKMDAQFAGDEEPELRATVMSFGYKYGLPVDADLVVDMRFLPNPHWVPELRPFTGLNEEVSHFVFSQPGAKEFLDRYTELLQLIAAGYRREGKRYVTIAVGCTGGKHRSVAMSEKLAARLVTEGVETVVVHRDMGRE
- a CDS encoding carbohydrate kinase family protein — its product is MIVVAGEALIDLVPVSQEGGGGVGDSGLPALAPRLGGGPFNTAVALGRLGSPVAFCSRLSRDPYAEALLDGLRDARVDVSYVQRGEEPSTLAVASIGTDGSAGFAFYAGGTADRLFAVPERLPEDTRAMTFGTCSLVLEPGASAYEELMRREAERGVFTLLDPNIRTSIIQDADAYRARFRSWLAHTGLLKLSVEDAEWLGGSPREWAAAGPAAVVVTRGGDGLTVVTRDGAEYSVPGTKVDVVDTIGAGDTVNAALLHRLADHDALSKKAVAALGREDWLDILGFAARAAAVTCSRPGAEPPYAHEIEN
- the uvrA gene encoding excinuclease ABC subunit UvrA; translated protein: MADRLIVRGAREHNLRNVSLDLPRDSLIVFTGLSGSGKSSLAFDTIFAEGQRRYVESLSSYARQFLGQMDKPDVDFIEGLSPAVSIDQKSTSRNPRSTVGTITEVYDYLRLLFARIGKPHCPECGRPIARQSPQAIVDKVLGLPEGSRFQVLSPLVRERKGEFVDLFADLQTKGYSRARVDGTTVQLSEPPKLKKQEKHTIEVVIDRLTVKESAKRRLTDSVETALGLSGGMVVLDFVDLPEADPERERMYSEHLYCPYDDLSFEELEPRSFSFNSPFGACPDCTGIGTRMEVDPELIVPDEDKSLDEGAIHPWSHGHTKEYFGRLVGALADALGFRTDIPFAGLPQRAKKALLQGHKTQIEVRYRNRYGRERVYTTPFEGAVPFVKRRHSEAESDTSRERFEGYMREVPCPTCEGTRLKPIVLAVTVMGKSIAEVSAMSITDCADFLGELKLAARDKKIAERVLKEVNERLRFLVDVGLDYLSLNRAAGTLSGGEAQRIRLATQIGSGLVGVLYVLDEPSIGLHQRDNHRLIETLVRLRDMGNTLIVVEHDEDTIKVADWIVDIGPGAGEHGGKVVHSGSLPDLLINKESLTGQYLAGKRAIAVPSIRRPVDPGRRLTVRGARENNLRDIDVSFPLGVLTAITGVSGSGKSTLVNDILYTHLAREMNGARTVPGRHTRVEGDDQVDKVVHVDQSPIGRTPRSNPATYTGVFDHVRRLFAETMEAKVRGYLPGRFSFNVKGGRCENCAGDGTIKIEMNFLPDVYVPCEVCHGARYNRETLEVHYKGKSIAEVLDMPIEEGLDFFEAVPAIARHLRTLNDVGLGYVRLGQSAPTLSGGEAQRVKLASELQKRSTGRTVYVLDEPTTGLHFEDISKLIKVLSGLVDKGNTVIVIEHNLDVIKTADWVIDMGPEGGNGGGLVVAEGTPEQVAAAPGSHTGKFLRNIVEGDGFNDAASSGARTKKSGVRGTTVRKPAAKKVKAGQIVAGEGSSEEAVTTKAAATKSSAKTAAAKTAAAKTAAAKTAAAKKTARARKA